CCGGGACTTCCGCCTCGGTCGTCTCGTGCCACACGTAGATGCAGTAGCCCACCTGCTCGCGGGGTGCGATTGTTGTCATGCCCCCCATCGTGCCGGGGCTGTGTCGCAGCTATGTCGCACGGTTCCGTCGGATCGTGGCAGCCCCGGCCCGCGTGCGGATCGCCCGAAGCCTCCCGATCTGTCGGCGCCTGCTGCCACACTGACCCTGGCCTCGCCGCTGCCACCCCCGTCGGCGGCGAGGCCAGCCCTGGAGGAGGGGTCGTGGATTTCCAGATGCCGATCAATGGCCACACCGTGGAAGGGCCACTCGCCGAGTGGAACCATCCGGACGCCCGCTGGACCGAGGAGTTCGGGATTGCCCTCGGAAGGGCGGAGGCGGACAGGGCCCCTGTCGCATGCCCGGCCTGTGGTGAACCGGCCCTCGGGATGGCCATGGACAGCATCTACACCGAATGGCACAACGGGCAGGGTGGCGGCAGCCGCGTTGAGCTGGGGAGGCTGATTACGCTCGACCCGTGCGGACATACGATCGCCGCCGAGGCCCGCCCCGTTGTCGGTGCCCGCCGGTAGACTTTGCCCCATCAACCCCCAGGGCCTGCGGGCCCGCGAAACAGGGGATTGCTTCCCGCCCCGCCCGCGACGTGATGCACCGCAGGCGGGGCGGAGCTGCGTCAGCCCTCAGCCTCGTCGAGCTTCTTCGCCGCCTGCTTGACGGCCATCTCCAGCTCGTACCGGCTCACCCCGGCGGTCGCCGCCGCATGCGCCGTGATGGCCCGCTGCACCTTCTCCGCCGCGTCCAGCCACGGCCGCCACGCCTCCGGGGAGTAGCTGGCGGCCGTCGCCGCACGCCGGGCCGCCTCCGCCGCGCGCTGAAGCTGAAGAAGGTCATCAGGGACGTCGGGTCTCTTCGGTTCTTTCGCCACGGCCGGAGTCTAAAGGCCGTGCTGATCTCCACCCTGTCTGGCATCCTGGAGCAACGGGCCGCCTTGGCGGCAGGAGGTTCTGCGGTTCGCCTCCCGGATCGTCCCCGGAGAGACACCGCCCCAACTTGAACGCCTACCCGCGCGGGTGGGCGTTCGTTCGTCACGCGAGCGACGCCAGCCTATTCGCCGGCCGACGGCGGCTCGGCGACGAACGACCCCAGCCCAACCTCCGTGCGCACCAAGCCCTCGCGCTTCAACGCGCCCAACGCCTTCTGTGCAGTCGCCGCGGCAACCGAAAACTCGGTCGACAGCTCCACGACCGAGGGAACCTTCGAGCCGACCGGATACGTGCCGTCCTCGATGCGACCCTCGATGACGGCCGCCACCTGCCGCCAGATCGGCCGCGTCCGGTCAAGATCAGCACTCATGATGTTGACGCTAGGCAACCGCAGTACACCACGCGACCGCAGTAGACCGCAGTACACTGCGGACCTGGAACACAGGAAACCCCCGCAGCCGTGCGACCGGCCCGGGGGTATGGACGACGCGGGAAGGCATCGCCATGGCGGATTCTACCGACGACAGAGTCGGACGCGAGTGGCAAGAGGGCGGCGGATCAGGACACGAGCAGGCCGTCATCATCACCCCCGAAGCGCGCGCAGAGAAGGCCTGGCATGCCTATCTGACCCACATCGCCGAGGAGTGCAAGAGCACCTGCCGCACCGATGGCGTCGACTGCTCGCAGGCCGTCGAGCTCAAGGCCGCGTGGAACGAAGCCAAGCGGGCCGCATGACCGCCCCGGCCGGCATCAACCCCCGTTCGCCGGCCGGGGCTCAGGGGTGAGCTGGACAGCGGGTGACATATCCACACCCCTTACACAGGACCCATCCGCGTGAATGCAGGGCGCACTCTTTTACCTGGGCAAAATCTGAGGTTGACTCTCGTTCAGTTGGGTCGATCATCCGAGGAGCACAGCCATGGAGACGCCAAGAGCATGCGCAACGCGGGACAAAGTCGAGAGCTTGACCTCCCGGTTACCAGACTCCAGGCGCTGAAGCGTGCTCCGGTCGACGCCGGATAGATGCACCAACTCCTCTTGGGTGAGATTGCGGTCTAGCCGCCGCCCACGGACATTGTTCGCCACAGTGCGGCGATCTTTCAGGACCCAGGGCGGATGGTCGTCTGCCATCCGGTAAACGCTCTGAGGTTCAAGATCACTTGTCAGCAGCAGATCTGACGCTTTTGGTGATCATGGCCGGCGTCCATGGTTGGGCATCAGCTCCGAACGGCCCGTCGACTCCTGGCGCTCATCGCAAGGCCTTGGCCACCGGTAAAGAATCGAACATGCGTTCACGCGATTGGATGACACCCCGAATGCCGCACACGACCGTTGAGCAGGGTGGATTAGCCCGCAGGCCGGAGTCGATACGCACGCCTTGACCGGCCGCACTACCCATGTTGCTTACCCCGACGGAGACAGGCATGACCCCCGATGCGATCCTCGCCCTCTATCGATGGGTAGTTGCGGACTGCTTCAGGTGTGGACGCGCCGGCGTGCACGCTGCGCGCCTCGACGCCATCAGCACCCCATCCGGCCATACCTACGAACTCCACGCATGCGGGCACTGCGTCCTGGAGCTGGAAGAGGAGCGTCAGATCCACGCGGAACGCCGCGGTGAGGTGTACCGGGCCGGGACTCTCGGGGCGTAGACGCCCGCCGCCAGCCGCCTCAACTCGACGAGAGGGGCGGCCTTCTGCTGTAGACGACCTGGTGGGCGGCGGATTTCTGGGGGAGTGGGTGGGGAGTTGCGGGTCAGGGGAGTGGCTGGGGGGAGCCAGTTAGCACTCCATAGACCCCACACCGGATACGCAAAGGAACAGAGAAGAACGCAGGTAGAGGAGTCGGGGAACGTCGACCAGGCGATCCGACAGGTGATATCTACAAGCGGCGCGAGTGGGAGAACATCTGGCTCCGCACGAAGCGGTACAACGCCGCGGGCACCGTCGTCTCGGGCACGGGCGGGGTCTGTTACCTCTACTGGCCCGTGGAGCCCACCGCGGCCCAGCGCAAGGCCCTGGCGGCCGTGGGCGTGCGCTGAGCCGCCGGACAGGGCGTCGACGCCGGTCCCGGCCCATGTCAGCGGGTCTGCAATACTGCGGATCTCCTGTGACGGCCGAGACTGGGAAGCGCGGACTTGAACAACAGGCAACAGCGTGGCGAGAGCGAGCGGGCCCAGATCCGCCGCTCCGAACTCATCGCCACCGGCCGTAAGTTGTTCGCCGACACGTCGTACGACGCCCTGTCCATGGACGACATCGCGCAGCACGCGGGGGTCGCCAAGGGCCTGATCTACTACTACTTCAAGAACAAGCGCGGCTATTACCTCGCCATCATCGAGGACTCGGTGATGGAACTCGTCTCGCTCGCTTCGGGCGGCGGCGACCTGCCCAACACCCAGCGCGTGCAGCGCACCGTCGAGGCCTATCTCCGGTTCGCCGAGTTCAACGAGGCCGCGTACCGCACGATCATCACCGGCGGCGTGGGCTTCGACACCCAGGTGCAGGCGATCCGCGACGCCGTGCGTACGGGACTGGTCTCCACTGTCGCCGAGGGCGCGTACGGCCGCCGGGACATCCCGCCGATCGCCAGACTCGCCCTGCTGGGCTGGCTCAGCAGCGTCGAGTGGCTGACCCTCGAATGGCTTGAGCACCGCGAGGAACTGCCCAGGGAGATACCGCGCGATCTGCTGGTGCGGATGCTGCGGCACACGCTCGACACGATCGAGGAGTTCGCGCCGGACTGCCCGGCGCCCCCGGCGGACCCGGACTTCCACCCGTACACCGGTCTGTGAGACGCCCGTGAACGGCGAAGGCGCCGGACGAGCCCGTGTCGGGCCCGTCCGGCGCCTAGGGCGTGGAGGACACGCCTTTAGTTGATCGCCTTGATCAGCTCACCGTCGGTCGTGTCGCCGCTGAGCTCCCAGAAGAAGGTGCCTCCCAGGCCCTGCTCGTTCTTGTAGTCCATCTTGGTGCCGATGGTGGCGGGGGTGTCGTAGCTCCACCAGTTGTTGCCGCAGTGCGCGTACGCCGTGCCGCCCACCGTGCCGTTGGCCGGGCAGGTGTTCTTCAGGACCTTGTAGTCCTCGATGCCCGCCTCGTACGTGCCGGGAGCCGCGCCTGTCGCGCTGCCGCCAGGCTCGGCCTGGGTGACCCCGGTCCAGCCGCGCCCGTAGAAGCCGATGCCGAGCAGCAGCTTCTCCGCGGGAACGCCCTTGGCCTTCAGCTTGGTGATCGCCGCGTCGGAGTTGAAGCCCTCCTGCGGGATGCCGTCGTACGACGTGAGCGGCGAGTGCGGAGCCGTGGGGCCCTGCGCCGCGAACGCGCCGAAGAAGTCGTACGTCATCGGCAGGTACCAGTCGAGGTACTGGGCCGCCGCGCCGTAGTCGGTGGCGTCGATCTTGCCACCGTCGGACGCGTCTGCGGTGATGGCCGCGGTGACGAGGCTGTCGCCGCCGAACTCCGTACGGAGCGCGGAGACCATGTTGGTGAAGGCGTCCGGCCCGCTGGTGTCACAGGTCAGACCACAGGCGTTCGGGTACTCCCAGTCGATGTCGATGCCGTCGAAGACATCGGCCCAGCGGGGGTCCTCGACCAGGTCGTGGCAGGACTTGGCGAACGCGGCAGGGTTTTTCGCCGCCTCACCGAACCCGCCCGACCAGGACCAGCCGCCGAACGACCAGACCACCTTGAGGCCGGGGTGCTTCTCCTTGAGCTTGCGCAGCTGGTTGAAGTTGCCGCGCAGCGGCTGGTCCCAGGCGTCGGCGACACCGTCGACGCTCTGGTCGGCGGTGTAGGCCTTCTCGTAGTCGGCGAAGGAGTCACCGATGGTGCACTTGCCGCCCTGGACGTTGCCGAACGCGTAGTTGATATGCGTCAGCTTGTCGGCGGACCCGGAGGTCTCGATGTTCTTGACGTGGTAATTCCGGTCGTAGACACCCCAGTTGGCGAAGTATCCGATGACCTTCTCACCGGCGGCTGTGGGGGACGCCGGGGCCTTCTCCTGGTCCGCCGCCGCGGTACCGGCGCCGGCGAGCAGGGATACGCCGAGAACAGCCGTACAGGCTGCGGCGATGAGCGCCCGGAAGCGGGCGCGGGGACGGTGCGGTCTGAGCATGAGGTCTCCTCGTGGGGAGGGAGATCGAGTTCCATGCCGTCGACTTGGCATGGACTCGAAGTGTGTTCCCCCGGACGGTAGAAGGACTAGACCACTGGGTCAATGGTGCGGACCAACTTCCCGGTGAGCGCGACGGAGGTCGGAAGCCGGGCAAACGGAACCGAAACGGAATCCGGACAGGGACTGATCACCCGTGACTGCACCCCGCCGATCGGGCATACTCAACGCGCCACAGCCGCTGGTCAGCCGCTCCCGTAACCCGGGAAGGCAGCATCGGCTGGGCAGTATTCCGGCCCGGTGACACCCCGGGTCCCGACCGGTGACCGCCGCCCACACCCAGTGCGCGGCCGCCGTACCGTCCCGACAGGGGAGGAGAGCGCCGCCATGCCCGACCGCGCCCCGCGCACGGTGGAACGTCAGTTGCCCACCGAGGAGTCCAAGGACCTGCTCGCGCTCGTACGCGACATCGTCGAGCGGGAGATCGTCCCCACGACGGCCGAAGAGGAGGAGGCGGGCCACTTCCCCCGGGAGACCTTCACCCTGCTCTCCGAATCGGGACTGCTCGGCCTGCCCTACGACTCCGAACACGGCGGCGGGGACCAGCCGTACGAGGTCTACCTCCAGGTCCTTGAAGAGCTCGCCGCGGCCCGTCTCACCGTCGGACTCGGCGTCAGCGTCCACTCCCTGGCCTGCCACGCCCTCGCCTCGTACGGCACCCCCGACCAGCAGTCCAAGCACCTTCCCGCCATGCTGGGCGGCGGTCTGCTGGGCGCGTACTGCCTCTCCGAGCCCTCCTCGGGCTCCGACGCCGCCTCGCTGCGCACGAAGGCCGTCAAGGACGGCGACGACTGGGTGATCACCGGCACCAAGGCCTGGATCACCCACGGCGGCATCGCCGACTTCTACACCGTGCTCGCGCGCACGGGCGGCGAGGGCGCCGGCGGTATCTCCGCCTTCCTGGTGCCCGGCGACGCCGACGGACTGGCCGCCGCCGTACCCGAGAAGAAGATGGGCATGAAGGGCTCGCCCACCGCCCAACTCCACTTCGACGGCGTCCGGATCGGCGACGAGAGACGGATCGGCGACGAGGGGCAGGGATTCGCCATCGCCCTCTCCGCGCTCGACTCCGGCCGGCTGGGGATCGCCGCCTGTGCCGTGGGCGTCGCCCAGGCGGCCCTGGACGAGGCGGTGGAATACGCCACCGGGCGGCGGCAGTTCGGCCGCCCCATCGCCGACTTCCAGGGGCTGCGCTTCATGCTCGCCGACATGGCCACCCGGATCGAAGCGGGGCGGGCGCTGTATCTCGCGGCGGCGCGGCTGAGGGACGCGGGTCTGCCGTTCTCCCGGCAGGCGGCGATGGCGAAGCTGTTCTGCACGGACGCGGCGATGCGGGTGACCACGGACGCCGTTCAGGTGCTCGGCGGCTACGGCTACACCGCCGATTTCCCCGCCGAGCGTTATATGCGCGAGGCGAAGGTGCTCCAGATCGTTGAGGGCACCAACCAGATCCAGCGCATGGTGATCGCCCGTCATCTCGCGGGGCCGGAGACCCGCTGAGGTCCGTCCGTCCGCAGTGGTGAGTCCGTACTGGTCCGTCCGTCAGTGGTCGTCAACTGGCGGACGGGACAGGGAAGTTCGATGTGCTGAAGCGTCAGGCGGCCTGGCGGCGCAGGTGCGCCACCTTGACCGGGCGTGAACCCGGACCGCCCGCGTGGGAGAACGGCTGCGTGCGCCAGTCCAGCCCCTGAGGGAGCGTCAGCAGAAGTGCGGTGTCCTGCTCCTGGGCGTCGAGCGACTCGTCGGCGGGCGGGGCGTCCATGGCCGAACGGCCCGTACCCGCGCAGACGGTGAGCACGAACGGGTTCCACGGGCTGGGGCACAGCGCGTGCTCCGGCAGGCTGTCCTCGTCGGCCAGCAGGGCGATCGGCTGGGAGCAGTCCGGGCACACGACCCGGAACATCTCGAAGGTGTCGTAGAAGTCGAGGTCATCGGCCTCGACGGGCTCCGGTTCGATACGTCCGGCGCGCTTCAGGCTCTGCATTCAGGCACTCCCCCTCGGGTGGGCCGACAGCCACGTGCGGCCTCGACCACAGCAAGCAATTCCCGTCGCGTGCCGCAGGTAACCGTAAGGTCTCGACGGACCCCGTGACATACCTGTGGTGTTCGTCACATGCCCGGCGCAGGTGACGATCCGGTACACCGCCGACTGTGCCGGAAGTGACCATGGGCAATAGGTTGATCCGCATGGAGGAGTTGGATCGTCAGATCGTGGAGCTGCTCGTCAAGGACGGGCGGATGAGCTACACCGACCTGGGCAAGGCCACCGGTCTGTCCACATCGGCGGTGCATCAGCGCGTCCGCAGGCTGGAGCAGCGCGGAGTGGTACGCGGCTATGCCGCCGTGGTGGACCCGGAAGCCGTGGGCCTGCCCATGACCGCGTTCATCTCGGTCAAACCCTTCGACCCCAGCGCGCCGGACGACATCGCGGAGCGGCTGGCCCCGATCCCCGAGATCGAGGCGTGCCACAGCGTGGCCGGGGAGGAGAACTACATCCTCAAGGTGCGGGTGGCGACGCCGCTGGCGCTGGAGCACCTGCTGACCCGCATCCGCACCCTGGCGGGCGTCTCCACCCGCACGACGGTGGTCCTGTCCACCCCGTACGAAGCCCGGCCGCCGCATTTTTAGGGCTCGGTTCGCCTCCGGGGCGCTTTGAGCCGGTGTCGACGGCGGCGCGCCCTTCGGCTCACTCGCCGTGCGGTGCGTACCCCTGGCTGCCCTTCTCGTGCCGTCAGGCGGGAGACTGGGGCGCATGAACGATCGCGCCGCCACCCAGAGCGAACCCCGCACCGTGCTGCTGCGCGGTGGAGAAGTCCACAGCCCCGCCGACCCCTTCGCCACCGCGATGGTCGTCGAACGCGGCCGGGTCGCCTGGGTGGGCTCCGAAGGCGCCGCCGACTCCTTCGCCTCGGGTGTCGACGAGACCGTAGACCTCGAAGGCGCCCTCGTCACCCCGGCGTTCACCGACGCGCACGTCCACACCACCGCGACCGGCCTCGCCCTCACCGGACTCGACCTGACCGGCGCCGGAACGCTCGCCGACGCCCTCGCGCTCGTACGCGCCCACCGCACCGCGCACCCCGGGGACCGGGTGCTCATCGGGCACGGCTGGGACGCCTCGCGGTGGCCCGAGCGCCGTCCGCCCACCCGGCGGGAACTCGACGAGGCGGCGGACGGCAGACCGCTCTACCTGACGCGCGTCGACGTCCATTCGGCCGTGGTGACCACCGCCCTGCTCGACCTGGTCCCCGGCGTCACCGAACTGGCCGGATTCCACCGTGACGCCCCGCTGACCGGCGACGCGCACCACGCCGTACGCGCCGCCGCGCGCGCCGCTGTGACGCCCGCGCAGCGCACCGCGGCCCAGCGCGCCGCACGCGCCCACGCGGCCTCCCTCGGCATCGGCACGCTCCACGAGTGCGCCGGCCCCGACATCTCCGGCGAGGACGACTTCACCGGGCTGCTCCGGCTTGCCGAGGACGAGGTGGGCCCACGCGTCCACGGCTACTGGGCCGAGCCGGTCGGCGACGCCAAGGGCGCTGCGCGGATCCGTGAACTCGGAGCCGTCGGCGCTGCGGGCGATCTCTTCGTGGACGGCTCGCTCGGTTCGCACACCGCCTGGCTGCACGAGCCGTACGCGGACGCCCCCCACACCGGCGCCGCGCACCTCGACGCCGCCGCCATCGCCGCGCACGTCACGGCCTGCACCGAAGCCGGTCTCCAGGCCGGCTTCCACGCCATCGGTGACGCCGCGATCGGAGCGGTCGTGGCCGGGACCCGCGCCGCCGCCGAGACCCTCGGCCTCTCCCGGATCCGGGCCGCCCGCCACCGGGTCGAGCACGCCGAGATGCTCACCCCCGAGACCGTCGCCGCCTTCGCCGAACTCGGCCTCACCGCCTCCGTCCAGCCCGCCTTCGACGCGGCGTGGGGCGGCCAGGAGGGCATGTACGCCGACCGGCTCGGTGAGACCCGCGCCGCAACCCTCAACCCGTACGCCGCCCTTCTGCGCGCCGGTGTCGCGCTCGCTTTCGGCTCCGACAGCCCGGTGACCGCGCTCGACCCGTGGGGCACCATCCGGGCCGCCGCCTTCCACCGCACACCCGCCCACCGCATCTCCGTACGCGCCGCCTTCACCGCCCATACGCGCGGCGGCGGGCGCGCCGCGGGCCGGGACGACACGGGTCTGCTCGTGCCCGGCGCGCCCGCCGACTACGCGGTCTGGCGCACCGCGGAGCTGATCGTCCAGGCGCCCGACGACCGGGTCTCCCGCTGGTCCACCGACCCGCGCTCGGGGACGCCCGGCCTGCCCGATCTCACGCCGGGCGCGGCCCTGCCGGTCTGTCTGCGGACGGTGGTGGGCGGGCGAACGGTGTTCTTGCGACCGAACGAGTGATGTCCCCGCGTTTCCGTACCGCCGACCGATGCCCGCCGGTCACCGGCGCGACCAGCGCGTCTTCCCCGCTGACCTGCTGAAACAGATAAATGCCGCAGGTCAAAGGAGTGTTGACAGCGGGCACTGACCGGCCGGTAGGTTCGGCCGGGTCCACCAAAGGACGTCCGACCGGCAACTCCCGCGCAGTCGTCGAACGCCGCTGGACCATGGGGTGGTGTGCCGCACCGGCGCACCGCCACTGGGAGCCAGGTTCAGCGCCCGCGACTCGGGGGCGAGGGAAAGTTTCTGCCGGTCGGCGGGTGCGACCCGGGTAGGGCCCCGGCGTTCAGTAGACAACGGCTCTCGGTCGACTCGCAGCCGGCGGGTCCCAGGTCGGCCCGAAGGACGCCGGGACCCGATCCGCAGGCCCCGGATCGCCCCGCCCGGTGCCAGGTCCTCCGGTACACCCCGCCACCGCGTGGACAGCGACCCCTCGCGTGCTCGCTAAGGTGGTACTTCTGCGTACGGCGATTAAGGGGCAGTTGTGAACGACGGTGGTCAGAGGCAGTACGGCCCGCTCGGCGCAGCCTTGGTGATCATCCCGACCTTCAACGAGGCGGAGAACATCAAACGGACCGTCACCCGCCTGCGCGCGGCGGTCCCGGAGGCCGACATCCTCGTGGCCGACGACAACAGCCCCGACGGCACCGGAAAGATCGCCGACGAACTCGCCGCCGACGACAGCAAGGTCCATGTCCTGCACCGCAAGGGCAAGGAAGGACTGGGCGCGGCCTATCTGGCCGGCTTCCACTGGGGCATGGAGCACGGCTACGGCGTCCTGGTCGAGATGGACGCCGACGGCTCCCACCAGCCCGAGGAACTGCCCCGGCTGCTGACCGCGCTCAAGGGCGCCGACCTCGTGCTCGGCTCGCGCTGGGTGCCCGGCGGCCGGGTGGTGAACTGGCCGAGGACACGGGAGATGATCTCGCGCGGCGGCAGCACGTACTCACGGGCGCTGCTAGGCCTGCCGCTGCGTGACATCACCGGCGGCTTCCGCGCCTTCCGTACGGAGACGCTCGACCGGCTCGGCCTGGACGAGGTCGCCTCGCAGGGGTACTGCTTCCAGGTCGACCTCGCGCGCCGTGCCGTCGAGTCCGGCTGCCATGTCGTGGAGGTTCCGATCACCTTCGTCGACCGCGAGCTGGGCGACTCCAAGATGAGCCGGGACATCCTCGTGGAGGCGCTCTGGCGGGTCACCGCGTGGGGCGTCGGGACCCGGGCCAACCGCATGCTGGGCCGCCGGGGCGTGACTGACAAATAGCGCCGTCAGCCCCTCGTACGACAACGCGCGCCGCCGCCAGGCACACTGGAAGCATGACGACCGGCGCACCGCCTCCCGCAGTTCCGAAGCGCTCTCGCGCGCGCACCTTTGTCCCTCTGGGCATCGCCGTCTGGCTGGTGCTCGAAATCTGGCTGCTGACCGTCGTGGCCGGTGCGACGAACGGGCTGACCGTACTGGCGCTGCTGGTCGGCGCGGGTCTCCTCGGCGCGGTCGTCGTGAAGCGGGCGGGCCGCCGGGCCTTCCGCAATCTCACCGAGACCCTTCAACAGGCGCAGCGGCAGCAGCAGAACGCCCCCGAGAGCACCGACGAGAGCTCGAAACCCACCTCCGGCAACGGCTTCCTGATGCTGGGCGGCCTGCTGATCATGCTGCCGGGGCTGGTCTCCGACGCCGTCGGCCTCGTGCTGCTCATTCCGCCGGTGCGTACGCTGCTCAGCCGGCGGGTCGAGCGGTCGCTTGAGCGCCGGATGCGCGCCGCTGGCCCCGGCGGCTTCGGCGATGCCTTCCAGCAGGCTCAGCAGGCCAGGATGAGCCGCCCGGACGGCAAGGTCGTCCAGGGCGAGGTCATCAGGCACGACGAGCCGGAGCAGCCGCGCGATCCCGGCCAGGACGGACCCCGCCCGCCCCTGACGCCTTGAGGCCCTGAAACCCCGGGGCGCCGGGGGCGCAGGACGGACAGGCAAGAGCCGTGGGCCGCGAAACTGTGTGTTTCGCGGCCCACGGCTCTGTGTCTGTGCTGTTGTGGCGGTCCCGACAGGGTCAGGCCGACTTTCGGCTGTCCCTCGGATGCACCGCGATGTTCATGGCGCCGGAGCGCAGGACCGCCAGCCGTTCGGCCAGGACCTCCTCCAACTCCTCGCGTGTGCGCCGCTCCATGAGCATGTCCCAGTGCGTACGCGCAGGCTTGCCCTTCTTCTCCTCGGGACCATCCCCGTCCACCAGGAGTGCCTGGGCGCCACACGCCTTGCACTCCCACTCCGGCGGAATTTCCGCCTCTACCGAGAACGGCATCTCAAATCGATGGCCGTTCTGGCATGCGTACTCCACCGCCTGGCGCGGGGCCAGATCGATGCCGCGGTCCGTCTCGTAGCTGGTAACCACAAGTCGCGTGCCGCGGAGAGCTCGCTCACTCATGAATCGTGCCTCCCGGGCTTGTCGCCCACAGGACAGGTGTCGCTGTCGTCGTCTTCCGGTCAACGTCCGGTCGGCGGTAAAGATTCCCGTAGCGGGTCATGCGTCGCCGTCGTGCCGCCCTTGTTCTACCCACCAGTGCCCGGTTTGTCACATCTGGCGGTGGATGTCATCCCACGTTTTCGCTTCTGTGACATGTGGTGACGGTCCGGCTGGCAGGCCAACGGCGTACACTACCGCGCTTTCACTTCAACGTCTAAATTCGCTCCGGCACCGGGTTTCCCGCCTCGGCCACTGCCCTGCGCACCGGCACCCTCGCGAGCAGCGCGAAGCCGATCACGAAGAAGACCACCAGGGAGACAATCGCGTCCCGGTAGCTGCCGGTGACCTGATAGGCGAGGCCGAACACCAGGGGCCCCAGCCAGCTGAGCCCGCGGTCGCTCATCTCGTACGCGGCGAAGTACTCGGCCTCCTTGCCGCGCGGCACCAGATGCGAGAAGAGCGAGCGCGACAGCGCCTGACTCCCGCCGAGCACCATGCCGATCGCGGCGGCGAGGGCGAAGAACCAGACCGGAGCCTCCGCGGGCAGGAAGTACCCGGCCGCCAGGATCACCGTCCAGACGGCGAGCGAGGCGAGGATCGTCCGTTTGGCCCCGTGGATCCGTGCCAGGCGGCCCATCCCGAGGGCGCCCA
The nucleotide sequence above comes from Streptomyces sp. NBC_01716. Encoded proteins:
- a CDS encoding GntR family transcriptional regulator produces the protein MSADLDRTRPIWRQVAAVIEGRIEDGTYPVGSKVPSVVELSTEFSVAAATAQKALGALKREGLVRTEVGLGSFVAEPPSAGE
- a CDS encoding helix-turn-helix domain-containing protein, translated to MADDHPPWVLKDRRTVANNVRGRRLDRNLTQEELVHLSGVDRSTLQRLESGNREVKLSTLSRVAHALGVSMAVLLG
- a CDS encoding TetR/AcrR family transcriptional regulator — protein: MNNRQQRGESERAQIRRSELIATGRKLFADTSYDALSMDDIAQHAGVAKGLIYYYFKNKRGYYLAIIEDSVMELVSLASGGGDLPNTQRVQRTVEAYLRFAEFNEAAYRTIITGGVGFDTQVQAIRDAVRTGLVSTVAEGAYGRRDIPPIARLALLGWLSSVEWLTLEWLEHREELPREIPRDLLVRMLRHTLDTIEEFAPDCPAPPADPDFHPYTGL
- a CDS encoding glycoside hydrolase family 18 protein, whose translation is MLRPHRPRARFRALIAAACTAVLGVSLLAGAGTAAADQEKAPASPTAAGEKVIGYFANWGVYDRNYHVKNIETSGSADKLTHINYAFGNVQGGKCTIGDSFADYEKAYTADQSVDGVADAWDQPLRGNFNQLRKLKEKHPGLKVVWSFGGWSWSGGFGEAAKNPAAFAKSCHDLVEDPRWADVFDGIDIDWEYPNACGLTCDTSGPDAFTNMVSALRTEFGGDSLVTAAITADASDGGKIDATDYGAAAQYLDWYLPMTYDFFGAFAAQGPTAPHSPLTSYDGIPQEGFNSDAAITKLKAKGVPAEKLLLGIGFYGRGWTGVTQAEPGGSATGAAPGTYEAGIEDYKVLKNTCPANGTVGGTAYAHCGNNWWSYDTPATIGTKMDYKNEQGLGGTFFWELSGDTTDGELIKAIN
- a CDS encoding acyl-CoA dehydrogenase family protein is translated as MPDRAPRTVERQLPTEESKDLLALVRDIVEREIVPTTAEEEEAGHFPRETFTLLSESGLLGLPYDSEHGGGDQPYEVYLQVLEELAAARLTVGLGVSVHSLACHALASYGTPDQQSKHLPAMLGGGLLGAYCLSEPSSGSDAASLRTKAVKDGDDWVITGTKAWITHGGIADFYTVLARTGGEGAGGISAFLVPGDADGLAAAVPEKKMGMKGSPTAQLHFDGVRIGDERRIGDEGQGFAIALSALDSGRLGIAACAVGVAQAALDEAVEYATGRRQFGRPIADFQGLRFMLADMATRIEAGRALYLAAARLRDAGLPFSRQAAMAKLFCTDAAMRVTTDAVQVLGGYGYTADFPAERYMREAKVLQIVEGTNQIQRMVIARHLAGPETR
- a CDS encoding Lrp/AsnC family transcriptional regulator; translated protein: MEELDRQIVELLVKDGRMSYTDLGKATGLSTSAVHQRVRRLEQRGVVRGYAAVVDPEAVGLPMTAFISVKPFDPSAPDDIAERLAPIPEIEACHSVAGEENYILKVRVATPLALEHLLTRIRTLAGVSTRTTVVLSTPYEARPPHF
- a CDS encoding amidohydrolase; this encodes MNDRAATQSEPRTVLLRGGEVHSPADPFATAMVVERGRVAWVGSEGAADSFASGVDETVDLEGALVTPAFTDAHVHTTATGLALTGLDLTGAGTLADALALVRAHRTAHPGDRVLIGHGWDASRWPERRPPTRRELDEAADGRPLYLTRVDVHSAVVTTALLDLVPGVTELAGFHRDAPLTGDAHHAVRAAARAAVTPAQRTAAQRAARAHAASLGIGTLHECAGPDISGEDDFTGLLRLAEDEVGPRVHGYWAEPVGDAKGAARIRELGAVGAAGDLFVDGSLGSHTAWLHEPYADAPHTGAAHLDAAAIAAHVTACTEAGLQAGFHAIGDAAIGAVVAGTRAAAETLGLSRIRAARHRVEHAEMLTPETVAAFAELGLTASVQPAFDAAWGGQEGMYADRLGETRAATLNPYAALLRAGVALAFGSDSPVTALDPWGTIRAAAFHRTPAHRISVRAAFTAHTRGGGRAAGRDDTGLLVPGAPADYAVWRTAELIVQAPDDRVSRWSTDPRSGTPGLPDLTPGAALPVCLRTVVGGRTVFLRPNE
- a CDS encoding polyprenol monophosphomannose synthase, which codes for MNDGGQRQYGPLGAALVIIPTFNEAENIKRTVTRLRAAVPEADILVADDNSPDGTGKIADELAADDSKVHVLHRKGKEGLGAAYLAGFHWGMEHGYGVLVEMDADGSHQPEELPRLLTALKGADLVLGSRWVPGGRVVNWPRTREMISRGGSTYSRALLGLPLRDITGGFRAFRTETLDRLGLDEVASQGYCFQVDLARRAVESGCHVVEVPITFVDRELGDSKMSRDILVEALWRVTAWGVGTRANRMLGRRGVTDK
- the fxsA gene encoding FxsA family membrane protein, coding for MTTGAPPPAVPKRSRARTFVPLGIAVWLVLEIWLLTVVAGATNGLTVLALLVGAGLLGAVVVKRAGRRAFRNLTETLQQAQRQQQNAPESTDESSKPTSGNGFLMLGGLLIMLPGLVSDAVGLVLLIPPVRTLLSRRVERSLERRMRAAGPGGFGDAFQQAQQARMSRPDGKVVQGEVIRHDEPEQPRDPGQDGPRPPLTP
- a CDS encoding RNA polymerase-binding protein RbpA — protein: MSERALRGTRLVVTSYETDRGIDLAPRQAVEYACQNGHRFEMPFSVEAEIPPEWECKACGAQALLVDGDGPEEKKGKPARTHWDMLMERRTREELEEVLAERLAVLRSGAMNIAVHPRDSRKSA